GGCCTACCCGGCGCAGCAGTTCACCGGCGTGCCTGAGGGTGTCGTTCCAGTTGATGAGCCCGCGCTTCGCGTGCTCGTTGCCGAGGAAGATGTTCTCCGCGATGGAGAGGTACGGCACCAGCGCCAGCTCCTGGTGGATGATCACGATGCCGTGCTGCTCGCTCGCCCGGATGTCCTTGAACCGGCAGGTCTCGTTCTCGAAGAGGACGTCCCCTTCGTAGCTGCCGTGCGGATGGACGCCGGAGAGCACCTTCATCAGGGTCGACTTGCCGGCGCCGTTCTCACCGCAGATGGCGTGGACCTCGCCCTGCCGGACGGTCAGTGTGACGTCCGAAAGCGCTTTGACACCGGGAAAGGTCTTGACGATCGAGCGCATTTCCAGGACGGGTCCCGCCATGGTCTTGCCTTCCAATCCTTGAGAGGGAGCCCGGTTACTTGAGGTCGTTCTCGGTGTAGTAGCCGTCGTCGACGAGGGCCTGCTTGTAGTTGTCCTTGTCGACGCTGACCGGCTGCAGCAGATAGGCGGGGACGACCTTGACACCGTTGTCGTAGGACTTGGTGTCGTTGACCTCGGGCTTCTTGTCGTTCAGGGCGGCGTCCACCATGTTCGAGGCGACCTTGGCGAGCTTGCGCAGGTCCTTGTAGACGGTCTGCGTCTGGTCGCCCGCGATGATCGACTTCACCGATGCGAGCTCGGCGTCCTGGCCGGTGACAACGGGCATCGGCTTCGCTCCGGTGCCGTAGCCGTCCGACTTGAGGGCGGAGAGGATGCCGATGGAGATGCCGTCGTAGGGGGAGAGCACGGCGTCGACCTTGGCGCTGCGGTAGCTGGACGTCAGCAGGTCGTCCATGCGCTTCTGCGCGGTGCCGCCGTCCCAGCGCAGGGTGGTGACCTGGTTGAGGGCGGTCTGCTTGGACCGGACGACCAGCTCGCCCTTGTCGATGTGGGGCTTGAGGACGTTCATCGCGCCCTGGAAGAAGTACTTGGTGTTGTTGTCGTCGTTGGAGCCGGCGAACAGCTCGATGCTGAAGGGGCCCTTCTTGCCGTCCTCCAGGCCGAGCTTGTCCACGATGTACGAGCCCTGGAGCTCGCCGACCTTCTCGTTGTCGAACGAGGCGTAGTAGTCGACGTTCTCCGTGCCGAGGATCAGCCGGTCGTAGGAGATCACCGGGATGTCGGCGTCCTTGGCCTGCTGCAGCACGTTGTTGAGGGACTTGTTGTCGATCGCGGCGACGATCAGGGCGTCCACACCCTGGGTGATCATGTTCTCGATCTGCGAGACCTGCTGGTCAGGGTCGTCCTCGCC
The DNA window shown above is from Streptomyces sp. Alt3 and carries:
- the chvE gene encoding multiple monosaccharide ABC transporter substrate-binding protein, whose product is MRNRRAALAAVASAASLALALTACGQNSEGGGEEKKGGADGATIGVAMPTKSSERWISDGANVVKELKSKGYKTKLVYGEDDPDQQVSQIENMITQGVDALIVAAIDNKSLNNVLQQAKDADIPVISYDRLILGTENVDYYASFDNEKVGELQGSYIVDKLGLEDGKKGPFSIELFAGSNDDNNTKYFFQGAMNVLKPHIDKGELVVRSKQTALNQVTTLRWDGGTAQKRMDDLLTSSYRSAKVDAVLSPYDGISIGILSALKSDGYGTGAKPMPVVTGQDAELASVKSIIAGDQTQTVYKDLRKLAKVASNMVDAALNDKKPEVNDTKSYDNGVKVVPAYLLQPVSVDKDNYKQALVDDGYYTENDLK